In a single window of the Helicobacter felis ATCC 49179 genome:
- a CDS encoding nitrate reductase cytochrome c-type subunit, with protein sequence MRHRMRFAVLLGAVLLGSLWAANHHHRSHKEFKEERAPEKPVPLLSDTEIGLRKVPLEDEQSLVLNAYDFHKKAPGESQRFERAYENAPPMIPHDTTGLLPITRESNQCLGCHMPDVASSVGATPVPPSHLFDFRNDRPTKEGKISDARFNCTQCHAPQANTQPVIKNNFKPVFTKKDLEFRSDFMDVVNVGVKDWSQKVKR encoded by the coding sequence ATGCGACACAGAATGCGTTTTGCGGTTTTATTAGGAGCGGTTTTATTAGGGAGTTTGTGGGCGGCAAACCATCACCACAGATCCCACAAGGAGTTTAAGGAGGAAAGGGCCCCTGAAAAGCCGGTCCCCTTGCTGAGCGATACAGAGATTGGGTTACGCAAAGTGCCTTTAGAGGATGAACAAAGTCTTGTCTTAAATGCCTATGATTTTCACAAAAAAGCCCCCGGAGAGAGTCAACGCTTTGAGCGCGCGTATGAAAACGCACCGCCCATGATTCCCCATGATACAACCGGATTATTGCCCATTACTCGAGAAAGTAATCAATGCTTGGGTTGCCATATGCCTGATGTGGCTAGCAGTGTGGGCGCAACGCCAGTGCCTCCCTCTCATCTTTTTGACTTCCGCAATGACCGCCCAACTAAAGAGGGCAAAATTAGCGATGCGCGCTTTAACTGCACTCAGTGCCACGCCCCACAAGCCAATACCCAGCCTGTGATTAAGAACAATTTTAAACCCGTATTCACTAAGAAAGACCTAGAATTTCGTTCAGACTTTATGGATGTGGTGAATGTGGGCGTGAAAGACTGGAGTCAAAAGGTAAAGCGTTAA
- a CDS encoding radical SAM protein yields MVGIVFGPLKSRRFGWSLGIDLSGEIKQCNFNCIYCELKAHKPIDKMEQVIPLSTLLDAVHSALQTHKNTPLDVLTTTANGEPTLYPHLYDFITQLKTPPGLKTLILSNGSRFANLQVQEALMHYDIVKFSLDAALPKAFAKVDKPSKQIHLEQLLEGIADFSARYAGMLIAEVLLVKGVNDSLENIQAIVDFLRPLKLARIDLSTIDRPPSHNAKLLSTSELLKVATHFEGLPVSLALRDLAVQPNFLLTDLEPRSFLDLLKRRPLSTEEARFYLPAQILHHLHQKGVVEIRKIGAVDFYYPC; encoded by the coding sequence ATGGTAGGTATTGTCTTTGGTCCTTTAAAATCGCGGCGTTTTGGGTGGTCTTTGGGAATTGATCTGAGTGGGGAGATAAAACAATGTAACTTTAATTGCATTTATTGCGAACTCAAGGCCCACAAGCCCATAGACAAGATGGAGCAAGTCATTCCTCTTAGCACACTTTTAGATGCGGTGCACAGCGCGCTGCAAACCCATAAAAATACGCCCTTAGATGTGCTCACAACCACTGCTAATGGGGAACCAACACTCTATCCCCATCTCTACGATTTTATCACCCAGTTAAAAACACCCCCCGGGTTAAAAACCTTGATTTTAAGCAATGGATCACGCTTTGCAAATTTGCAGGTGCAAGAGGCGTTAATGCACTATGACATTGTCAAATTCTCCCTAGATGCCGCCCTGCCTAAGGCTTTTGCTAAAGTGGACAAGCCTAGCAAGCAAATACACCTAGAACAACTCTTAGAGGGGATTGCTGATTTTAGCGCGCGCTATGCAGGCATGCTCATTGCTGAAGTGTTGTTGGTTAAGGGAGTGAACGATAGTTTGGAGAATATTCAAGCCATTGTGGATTTTCTGCGTCCGCTCAAATTAGCCCGTATTGATTTGAGCACCATCGATCGCCCTCCCTCCCATAATGCCAAACTTTTGAGCACTTCCGAACTTTTAAAAGTGGCCACACATTTTGAGGGTTTGCCCGTGAGTTTAGCTCTGCGAGATTTGGCTGTGCAACCAAACTTTTTGTTAACAGACCTGGAACCTCGGTCTTTTTTAGATTTGCTCAAACGCCGTCCATTAAGCACAGAAGAAGCGCGCTTTTATCTGCCTGCACAAATTTTACACCACTTGCATCAAAAAGGAGTTGTAGAAATTAGAAAAATTGGAGCTGTGGATTTTTACTATCCATGCTAA